Proteins from a single region of Xenopus laevis strain J_2021 chromosome 9_10S, Xenopus_laevis_v10.1, whole genome shotgun sequence:
- the LOC108703246 gene encoding protein PERCC1, whose translation SCFGAMATGVIRNVSEFKFPPPFHIPFLYPSLQDDMDFQESSEDEEEEELLEDEDMEDEVEGLNPATPVPSDNMNSQYTSDLNTEMTLQLLKFSELISSDIQRYFGPKTKEEDPDSCNIYEDYSGPQLSGQEVYYRDLVKMAHDREDLFNPLTPPGDIDQKILQSICTKEDPKKLGPLMELFDFGLQKYTRQKVTGSKEGRQQRLDKKYAHIVPMTRRMLPMSFWKEPTPAPVCMLNTNTPDFSDLLENWTSDAHSELHSTTRDLISEFSR comes from the coding sequence TCCTGTTTTGGAGCAATGGCCACAGGTGTGATCCGAAACGTATCAGAGTTCAAGTTCCCACCACCTTTTCACATTCCCTTTCTATATCCATCACTACAAGATGACATGGATTTTCAGGAATCATCTGAggatgaggaagaagaagaattaCTGGAGGATGAGGATATGGAGGACGAGGTTGAAGGGTTGAACCCAGCGACCCCTGTGCCAAGTGACAATATGAATAGCCAATACACCAGTGACCTTAATACTGAAATGACATTGCAACTTCTGAAGTTTTCTGAGCTAATTAGCTCTGATATTCAAAGGTACTTTGGACCAAAGACGAAGGAAGAAGACCCAGATTCATGCAACATTTACGAGGACTACAGTGGCCCACAGCTATCTGGGCAGGAGGTGTACTATCGAGACCTTGTGAAGATGGCACATGACAGGGAGGACTTATTTAACCCCCTGACCCCTCCAGGGGACATAGACCAGAAGATTTTGCAGTCAATTTGCACCAAAGAAGATCCTAAAAAACTGGGACCTCTTATGGAGTTGTTTGACTTTGGCCTTCAGAAGTACACAAGGCAGAAGGTGACAGGGAGCAaagaaggcaggcagcaaaggCTGGATAAGAAATATGCCCATATAGTTCCCATGACCAGGAGAATGCTGCCCATGTCCTTCTGGAAGGAGCCTACACCTGCTCCAGTCTGCATGCTGAACACTAACACTCCAGACTTTAGTGACCTACTGGAGAACTGGACCTCCGATGCTCACAGTGAGTTGCACAGTACCACCAGGGACTTGATCAGTGAATTCAGCAGATGA